TTACGCAAGAAAATATTCATTACATTCAAATGAATATTGAAGCTGGTTTACCAGTTCAAGGACCAGAAGATACAACATTAAAAACGATTCGTGTTATTAAAGAACGCAGAGCGATTATTTAAAATAATTTAAAACTTCAAAGCTACCTCTTCTAAATACAGTCTTAAGTGTTGTTGATTTCAGTTACGTGCTACAGCTTTCCGCTCAGCACACTGTAAGCTGCAACTCTTGCTAGCGCGCGGTTTATGCGCACTAAGCAGGAGACGCCGCTCCCACTCCAATCAACGAGATAAAAGGTATCAAGTTAAATTTCTTGATACCTTTTGTCGACACTCTGACCCCTTGTAACTATAGAAGAGGTAGCTTTTTAATGTCTCATAGTATTCAGTTACCAGTTCTTCATAAATCCTAATTATGTTTACTAAACCTGTTCACTGTAATGGTTAGAAGTTATTTAATTTTTTTCTCAATTTATGCAGCACTGTATTACTTAAGCGTTGAATATGTTCCTTATTTTTCACCAGTATTCGATAAGAATCGATAATTGATAATATACGAATTAACATGTAAACACCAACTGCAATGAAAGCAATTAACAATGGATAATAAGGCATTAAAACTTCTGGTGCTACAAATTCTTTTTTTACTAATAAAAAGGAAATACCACCTGCTACAATTAAGCAAACTCCCACTACCATAATCACCGTATTTTTTTTCTTAACCTCTTCGTATCTTATGCTCAATTCTTTTAAATAATTTTGGTCAAATACTAATGCTTCTCTTTTAAGAATTGAATACCGATCTTCCTCTATAAAGCCCGCTGTAATCATTCCGATTCCAAGAACAACAATAATCGTAATGAGAATGGTATAAATTAATGGATCTTGTTTAAAAAGGAAATAAGGTATAGTGGATATGATAAGTAGACTAAAACCTATAGCGAAATATTTGGAAATTTTACGTTGAGATAATACATAACCTTCCGCCATTTCTTTACTTACATAATAACCATTGCTATCTTCATGGCTATGTTCAATAGTATCTTTTAGCAAGTAATCTATTGACACTTCGAAAACATTACCAAGCATTAAAAGTTTCTCTGTTTCAGGAAAACCTTGACCATTTTCCCACTTACTAATAGCTTGCCTAGTAGTATTTAATTTTTCAGCTAGTGCCTCTTGTGATAAACCTTTCTCTTTTCTTAATTTAAAAAGTTTTTCACTAAATGTCATATCTTGACTCCCCTTTCTGTTATTAATTAAATTTTATTAAAACAATTCTACTAATTCCATTTTTCAGGGAGTGCACTTTGTCAACTTCAAGTTGCAACTATGTTATTTGGCGCAATTTCTATATTACGAAGCGAAAAATTAGATTAAGTATTGGACATTACTTACAATATTTAAAAAGGGAGTGAATTGAATGAATACATGGGATGAACGTTTTAAAACGGCAGAATATGTTTATGGTGAACAACCAAATGCATTTATAGAAAACTATGTAGATTATTTAAAGGGGTATGTAAATGTAGCAGCCTATGCTGAAGGCGAAGGTAGAAATGCGGTTTTTTTAGCATCTAAAGGGCATACAGTAACTGCATTCGATTATGCTAAAAGCGGTCTTGAGAAAACGGCACAGCTAGCAAGAAAGCATTGTGTTACTGTTAATACTCAACTTGTAGATTTACTGCAAGATGAATTACCAATAGAAAAATTTGATGCCGCAGTCATGGTTTTTGGTCATTTTCCTGTAGAACAGCAGCATGCCGTTTTTAAACGTATAGTTCATTCTGTTAAACCTGGCGGCCGCATTATGATGGAATTATACTCCACATATCAACTACCATATGCCACAGGAGGCCCACAGAATTTAAATTTATTATATAATCCTATTTCTGTTCTTACTTGGTGTCAGCCCTATAAAATTATTCATTTCTTTACAGGCGAACAAACACGAAATGAAGGTAGCTTACACACTGGTCTAGCACATACCATTCAATTAATAATTGAAAAAGATTAGACAAGCTACATTTCGAAAAGACCCATCCCTTTACAAGCACACGTTATATCTTGTAAAGGGCCTTTTATTACATAAATAGATAAACAAAGAGCGGACATAGAAACGCTCCTATAATCGCTGTTAACCCCATAGAAAGCGAGCCAACTGATAATTCTTGTTCACCATACTCTCTAAGTTTAACAAGTCCTACACCATGCGAGGCGCTTCCTATCGCTACACCTCTACTAACAGCAGAATCAATTTTTCCATATTTGATAACTAACGGTCCAATAATAGCTCCAACAAAACCTGCAATCATAACAAAAACTGCTGTTAAAGGAGGAATTCCGCCAATCGTTTCACTTACTTGCATACCTACAGGTGTTGTTAAAGATTTAGGCAAGGCTGTTAGCATCCAACTATCCTTTACACCGATCCATTTTAACAATATAAAAATTGTAAGTAATCCGGTAACCATTGCTAGCATTATTCCCGAAAGAATGGAGTACTTATATTTCATAATAATGGCTCTTTGATTATAAAGTGGATATGCAAGTGCAACAACAGCTGGACCGAGCATTTTTTGAAGCCATTCCCCACCTACCATATAGGTTGAATACGGAATATTAAAGACAACTAAAATAACAGCACTGACAATAGTTGTTGTCACTAAAGGAATCATTATAGGATGTGGGAACCGTTGATAAAGCTTTGTAAATAAAACGAACAGCCCTATCGTACCAAGTACAACTATAAGTTCAATCAACAGATAATTCTCCCTTCCCGTCTTCAACATTTACTTCTTTTTCTTTCTTCGCTAATTCTCTTTTTTCAATCAGTTGGGTCAGCACTCCTGTTAAATAAATGGAAATTAGTGTACTGGCAATTACAGCTAAAATAATGAACAGACCTGTTGTGGACATTAATTCTGGATAATCAATAATACCAACCGTTGCTGGAATAAAAAACAATGTTAAAACGCCAATTAAAAAACCAGCACCATCTTGAATGTATTCTACTTTAATTATTTTAAAATTGAGTAAAAGTGCTAATAACAGTAATCCAATTACACTTCCAGGAAGCGGAATATGCAAGTACGAAACAATGCCCACACCAATATAATAAAAAATATTGAGAATCCCAATTTGAACAATAATACGGACAGCACGCATTAATATCATAGTAAATTTTTCGTTCAACATTTCGCCTCTTTTCACCCCCTATTACGCTTATTCTACAACTGCAGGAATTTTCTGTCTATTATAATTTTAGAAAAACAATAGAAAAAGGAGTCAACCTAAAACTTAATAGGTTGCTCCTTTTCATTCAATATCGTCTTAATAGCACAGTTTTTTCTGCATTTTTATGTTACTTAATGGGATGAAAAACGTAAATATGTTAGAGCATTTTGCTTATCGGTATTTGTCGTTAAACTATAAGGCGTGTCCTGAACCGCCGTCTATATTAACAGCAGTACCTGTCACATAACTCGCTGCATCTGATACTAAAAAAGTAATGACATTGGCAGCTTCTTGTGTTTCCCCTACGCGGCCAAGTGGTATCGTTTGACCGACTTTTTGCGAATAGTCTTCCCAAGTTAACTCTGATGCTTCTTTTTTCCATAGCTTCTCAATTTGATCACTTCGAATTAAGCCAATACACACTGAATTCACACGGATATTATCTTTCCCTAAGTCCTTGCTCATCGCTTTCGTTAAAGCTAGTCCAGCTGCACGGCTAACTGTTGTAGGAAGTGAACTTGCTGGTGGCGTTTTAGCCATAACTGCCGTTACATTAACAATTGCTCCACCGCCAACCTTTCGCATATGTGGAACTGCATATTTGGAACAATTAATAGCACCAAATACTTTTAAGTCAATATCAGATTGCCACACTTCACTGCTAACCGTTTCAAATGGATGTGCTGACGCTGTACCTGCATTATTAATAACAATATCAATACGCCCAAAATGCTCTATTGTACGCTCTATTAGTCTCTTACAATCTTTCTCCTTTGTGATATCCGTTGGAACAAATAACACATCTTCGCCCGTTTCGTTTTTAATGCATCCAGCGGCCACTTGTAGCTGTTTTTCGCCACGTGCACTTATAACTACCTTCGCGCCTTCTTTCACTAGCTGCATCGCCGTATAATAGCCTATACCTTTACTTGACCCAGTAATAATCGCCACTTTTCCTTTTAAGCCTAATTCCATTTCGTCCCACCCCTATTTTTTCGAATAGTCATTCAATAGTTTTACTGTATCAAAATTAGTAGAATTATACAAAAAAACGACTATAAAGCGCATACGCTTTATAGTCGTGTATCTGTGTTAAATTATTTTTTTGCTACAATATGGATTGGGTTGCCTAGTAATACTTCAGCAGCTTCCATCGTAATTTCACCTAATGTTGGGTGAGCATGAATTGTTAACGCGATATCTTCAGCAGTCATGCCGCCTTCGATTGCTAAGCCCATTTCAGCGATCATATCAGATGCACCTGCACCTACGATTTGAGCACCGATTAATAAGCCATCTTCTTTACGCGCAACTAGTTTCACAAAACCTTCTGTTTGGTTCAATGCAAGAGCACGACCATTTGCTGCGAATGGGAATTTTGCTGCAGTATATTCAATACCTTCAGCTTTAGCTTGATCTTCGTTATAGCCCACTGTCGCCATTTCTGGATCAGTGAAGCATACAGCAGGAACAGCTAAATAATCTACGATTGATTTCTCGCCAGCGATTGCTTCAGCAGCAACTTTACCTTCATAAGAAGCTTTATGTGCAAGCTGTGGACCCGCTACGATGTCACCAATTGCATAGATGTTTGGAATGTTTGTACGGCATTGTTTGTCAACATTAATTAGACCACGTTCGCCGAATTCAATTCCAACACCTTCAAGACCCATTTCATCTGTATTTGGACGACGACCAACAGTTACTAATACGTAATCAGCTTCGACTTTTTTCTCTTCTCCGCCAACTTCATATGTTACAACTACGCCGTTTTCTGTTTCTTCAACGCCTTTTGCAGATGCGTTTACTTCAATTTCAACGCCTTTCTTTTTAAGGCCTTTTTTCACGATTTGTGTCATTTGTTTTTCGAAACCAGCTAAAATGTCTTTGCCGCCTTCGATAATTGTTACTTGTGAACCTAGGTTTGCATAAGCTGAGCCTAGTTCTGTTCCGATGTAGCCTCCGCCGATAACAACTAATTTACCAGGTACTTCTTGTAAAGAAAGTGCGCCAGTAGAGTTTAGGACACGATCAGAGAATTTAAAAGTTGGAATTTCAACTGGACGAGAACCTGTTGCGATAATCACATTGTTAAATGTGTAAGTTTGAGCAGATTCACCATTGATGATACGCACTGAATTAGCGTCAACGAAATATGCTTCACCTTGTACAATTTCAACTTTATTACCTTTAAGTAAGCCTTCAACACCGCCAGTTAATTTTTTAACAACGCTGTCTTTAAAAGCTTGTGCTTTTGAAAAGTCTAGTTTCACATCAGAAGCGATGATACCCATGTCATCTGAATGTTTAGCATGCTCAAAGCGGTGACCAACTGAAATTAACGCTTTTGATGGAATACAACCTACGTTTAAGCACACACCACCAAGTACATTTTTTTCAACGATTGTTACTTTTTGGCCAGTTTGAGCTGCACGAATTGCTGCTACATATCCTCCAGGACCTGAACCAATGACAAGAGTATCTGTTTCGATTGGGAAATCTCCTACTACCATTTTGTTACGCCTCCATTAATAATAATTCTGGCTCACTTAACAAACGCTTTAAGTGATTTAAAGCATTTTGCGCAGTGGCTCCATCGATCATGCGATGATCAAAGCTCAATGATAATGCTAACACAGGTGCAGCTACAATTTCACCATTTTTTATTACAGGTTTTTCTGCAATTCGACCAATACCTAAAATAGCTACTTCAGGGTGGTTAATTACTGGAGTAAACCATTGACCACCTGCAGAACCGATATTCGTAATAGACATTGATGCACCTTTCATTTCATGTGGTGCAAGTTTACCATCACGTGCTTTTGTTGCTAAGTCATTAATTTCATTTGAAACCGCAAATACCGATTTGCGATCAGCATGCTTAATAACTGGAACTAGCAAGCCTTTTTCAGTATCCGCCGCAATACCAATATTGTAGTAATGCTTTTGAACGATTTCTTGTGTTGCATCATCTAATGAGCGGTTAAATTCTGGGAATTCACGTAAAGTTGAAATAAGTGCTTTCACTACGTATGGTAAATACGTCAATTTCACACCTTTTTCAGCTGCGATATCTTTGAATTTTTTGCGATGTGCTACAAGAGCTGTTACATCAACTTCATCCATTAGTGTAACGTGTGGTGCAGTTTGTTTTGAATGCACCATTGCTTTAGCAATTGCTTTACGAATGCCAGACATTTTTTCACGTGTTTCTGGGAAGTCGCCTTCAAGAACAACAGGTGCAGCTGGTGCAGTTTCTTGTTGAGCAACTGCTTCCTCATTTGCAACTGGAGCTTCAGCTTCTTCAGACTGTACTGCTCCACCACCATTTAAGAAATTCTCAATATCTTCTTTTAAAATACGACCATTTTTGCCAGTACCCGATACTTCATGAATATTAACATCATTGTCTCGAGCAAATTTGCGAACTGAAGGCATAGCGATGATGCGTTTCGTACTATCAGTTGTTTCTTGCTTTACTGCTACCTCCGCTGTTGCTGAAGCTTTTGGAGCTTCTTCCTTAGCAGCAGGCGCTTTTGCTACATCTTGACCAGCTTCAGCAGTTGACTGCACTTGTGCCTCTGTCTTCGCTTCCGCATGATCGTCACCTTTTAGCTTCAAATCTTCATAACCAGGAGCATCTAAACGAATTAATACATCGCCAACAACAGCAACTGTACCTTCTGCTACTAATATTTCCTCTACTTTGCCTTCAACAGGTGAAGGAATTTCTACGACTGCTTTATCATTTTGTACTTCACAAAGGATATCGTCTTCTTTTACTGTATCCCCAGCTTTAACGAACCATTTTACAATTTCGCCTTCGTGAATACCCTCGCCAATATCCGGTAATCTGAATTCAAATGCCATGTGTACCCATCCTTTCTCTTTGCTCTTCTTCAAATATGCAAGTTACATTAGAATGTTAAAACTTTTTTCGCTGTTTCCATTACATCTTTAAAATTCGGTAACCAAACACCTTCAGCTTGTGGGAATGGGTACACTGTATCCGGTGCTGCTACACGAAGAACAGGAGCTTCTAAGCTCAAAATTGCACGTTCTGTAATTTCAGCGACAACATTCGCAGCAATACCTGCTTGTTTTTGTGCCTCTTGAACAACGATTGCTCGGCCTGTTTTCTCAACTGACGCAATGATTGTTTCAATATCAATTGGTTGAATTGTACGTAAATCAATAACTTCTACAGAATGTCCTTCTTTTTCTAGTTCTTCTGCAGCCTTTAAGCTTTCGTGTACCATTAAGCCATATGCAACAATTGTTAAATCTTTACCTTCACGTTTTACATCAGCCTTACCTAGTGGAATTTCGTATGCTTCCTCAGGTACTTCTTCACGGAATGAGCGATATAATTTTAAATGCTCTAAGAAAATAACTGGATTATCATTTCGAATAGAAGAAATAAGTAAACCTTTAGCATCGTAAGGTGTTGATGGTACAACTACTGTTAAACCTGGTTGAGCTGTCATTAAACTCTCTAAGCTGTCAGAGTGCATTTCTGGTGTATGCACACCGCCGCCGAATGGAGAACGAATTGTTACAGGTGCATTATACACACCACCGCTACGGTAGCTTAAACGTGCTAATTGCCCACTGATAGAATCCATTACTTCATATACGAAACCGAAAAATTGAATTTCTGGAACTGGACGGAAACCTTGAAGAGAAAGACCGATCGCTAACCCACCGATACCTGACTCTGCTAATGGTGTATCAAATACACGGTCAACACCAAATTCTTTTTGTAGGCCTTCAGTTGCTCGGAAAACCCCACCGTTGACGCCTATATCTTCTCCGAATAAAAGAACATTTTCATCATTCTTTAATTCTGTGCGAAGAGCATCTGTAATTGCTTGAATCATCGTCATTTGTGCCATAGGTTATTTCGACTCCTTCTCTTTGTAGATTTCATACTGTTCTTTTAAATTAGATGGCATTTCGCCTTTATACATATTTTCCATTAACTCTGTAACTTTTTGTTTAGGTGCAGCATCAGCTTTTTTGATTGCGTCTTTAATTTCTTCTTTCGCGCGCTCGATAACAGCCTCTTCTTTTTTCTCATCCCATAAACCTTTACCCTCTAAGTATTTACGGAAACGAACTAGAGGATCTTTTTGAGCCCATTCGTTATCTGTATCTGATGTACGGTAACGTGTTGGATCATCCCCAGCCATAGTATGTGGGCCATAACGGTAACACATTGTTTCAATGAAAGTTGGACCTTCACCATTAATTGCGCGTTCACGTGCATCACGAGTTGCAACATAAACTGCAAGCGCATCCATACCATCAACTAAAACACTTGGAATACCTGCTGCAATACCTTTTTGTGCAATTGTTTTTGCAGCTGTTTGTAATTCACGTGGTGTTGAAATCGCGAATTGGTTATTTTGTACGATGAAAATTGCAGGCGCTTTAAATGCACCAGCAAAGTTTAAACCTTCGTAGAAATCGCCTTGTGATGAACCACCATCACCTGTATAAGTAATTGCTACTGCTTTTTTACCTCGTTTTTTAATACCAAGTGCCACCCCAGCAGCTTGGATATATTGAGCACCAATAATGATTTGTGGAGCTAGTACGTTTACGCCTTCAGGAACTTGATTCCCTAAGAAGTGACCACGTGAGAATAAAAATGCTTTATCTAACGGTAAACCATGCCACACTATTTGTGGTACATCACGGTAACCCGGTAAAATCCAATCTTCTTTTTCTAATGCAAAATGAGAAGCAAGTTGTGATGCTTCCTGACCTGCTGTTGGTGCATAGAAGCCTAAGCGACCTTGACGGTTAAGAGAAATGGAACGTTGATCTAAAATACGTGTATATACCATACGCGTCATTAACTCAACTAACTCTTCATCTGATAATTTCGGATCTGCCTCTTCATTTATAATTTCGCCTTCTTCGTTCAAAATTTGAAACATTTCAAACTTTTCTTCGATTTCAGTTAGCGTTTGTTTTGGATCAAAAATATTATTGTTTTTCTTGCTCATTTGTCACATCTCCCTTTCAACTGTATTAAAATAAATCACTTTTAAACTAGTACAACTTATTCTTAGCACTCAGTATACTGAATAAAATACTGTCGGTCAATCATATATTACGCCTAATACCAAAGAATTTTTCTACAAAAACGATTATTACAGACTGTCCTATACTGTGTTACTAACCTCAAAAATCTGTATTACAACAACATTCATCAAGCGCACAAACATTACGTTTCAATACATAATTACCAATAGTAGAATACCCCAGTTCTCTATAATCTAATAGCAACATAAAATATTTTTAAGCTTATTCAAATAAAGTCTTTTTTCATGTGCATGTTTTGATAGGTGATGTATACTTATAAGTAAGGTAATACAAAGATTGAAAGGAAGATTTACTCATGATTTTAATGGATGATATTATTCGCGAAGGCCATCCGACTCTCCGCACAAAAACAGAGGAAGTTCTATTCCCTTTAACTGATGAAATAAAACAGCTTGCTACAGATATGCTTCAATTTTTAATTAACAGCCAAGATCCTGAAATAGCTGATAAGTATGATTTGCGTAGTGGCATCGGTTTAGCTGCTAATCAAGTAAACAGCCTACATCGAATGTTCGCTCTTCATTTGAAAGACGAAAACGGCGAACAACTTAGCTTTGTTGCTATCAATCCTAAAATTGTTAGCCACTCTGTTGAAAATACCTACCTGCCAACGGGCGAAGGCTGCTTATCTGTTGATCGTAATGTACCTGGTTACGTGCCTCGTCATGCACGCATTACAGTGAAATTTAAAACAATCGACGGTGAAGAGAAAAAAATGCGCCTATCAGGCTTACCAGCTATTGCATTCCAGCACGAATTAGACCATTTAAATGGCGTCATGTTTTATGATCGTATCAATGAAAAAAATCCGTTTGCTGAAATTCCAAACGCTGTACCGTACGAACGCGACTAAGACAAGCTAGTGGCTATTGGTTGATGTCCGCTACGGCGGACGCTTTCCGCGGGCACACCGTAAGCCGCAACCCTCGCTAACGCGCGGGATTGTTGCGTCTTACATTGTGTGCTGTTCCCGCAGGAGTCGCCGCCTCCGCTACCATCAACTATTGCTCTCTGCAAAGTTTTATTTATTGCAAAAAGTGTTAGATTGATGACAGTCAATCTAACACTTTTTCGCTTTAAGAGCTTTATTTTAAACTAATCGTGCATTAATTGTTTCAATTAGTGCAGGCAGTTCTTGCATTGTTTGAATGGTATAATGCGCACCTGCTTGTTCAAAAACAGCTTTTGTTCTTTCGATAGCATCCGCTCGCTCTTCAGCAGATAAACGCATAAACTCCTGTTCTGTTAAACCCATTTCTGAACTACCGATGATGACACCTACAGCCCAAACCCCTGCATTTAATGCCTCTTGCATATCCGAAGTAGTATCCCCTACTTTTACTACTTTTTTCGTTGCTTGAATGCCAAGTTCCTCGATATTTCTAAAAATCATATAAGGATACGGACGCCCTTTATCTCCTACATCAGTTGGTGTCACTAAATAATCAGGCTTATATCCTTTTTCCGCAGCGTGATGCGTCACTACTTCCATCATTGATTTCGTATAGCCTGTTGTAGAGCCGATACTTATGCCTGCCTGTTTTAAATGATTAACCGTTTCTATTACATGTGGGATTGGATCGGTGTACATAGCTAGTGATTCCATTAACTTCGTTTCAAACTGTGAATATAACGCTTGTACATCTTGTTCTGTATATGCTCGTCCATACACTTGTTCCCAAGCCTCACTTATTCTAGTCATTTCAAGCATTGTTCGAATATGATCAATTTTTAACATTCCCATAGGTTTACGCGCTTCTTCCAGCGTCACCGTTACACCTGCATCTTCAAAAATTGTAAGAAATACATTTACTGGAGCAAAACATCCGAAGTCAACCGCCGTACCTGCCCAATCTAAAATTACCGCTTCAATTTTCATTATTTTTCACCGCCATATAGTTTTCAATAACATTGCATAATGTATTAATATCTTCCTCGTGAACATCCCCTATATTCCCAATTCGGAATGTATCGAATTCAGTTAATTTCCCTGGATAAATAACAAAGCCAGCTTTTTTCATCTCATGATAGAAATGATCGAAAGAAAATGCTTCATATGGATATAAAAACGTTGTAATAATAGGTGATTGAACTTCCTCAGAAATATAAGCCTTAAATCCACATTGCGACAATCTTTCACGCAGCATTAGATTGTTTTTAGCATAGCGTTTGTAGCGCGCCTCAATTCCACCTTCTTCAGCTAGTTCCTCAAGTGCCTTGGCAAAAGCTGCTACAACATGTGTCGGTGATGTAAAACGCCATTTCCCATCTACTTTCATCACTTCCCATTGATTGTATAAATCCAATGCAACGCTTTTGGCCGTTCCTTTACATTTTTCTAACGCTTCAATTTTCGCGATGACAAAACCAAAACCAGGAACGCCTTGAATACATTTGTTAGCACTACTAATTAAAAAGTCAATTTGACCGTTTGACAAATCCATCGGCACACCACCAAAGCTACTCATCGCATCTACAATAAATGTTTTATTGAACGAATGAACGACTTC
The genomic region above belongs to Lysinibacillus sp. FSL W8-0992 and contains:
- the phnW gene encoding 2-aminoethylphosphonate--pyruvate transaminase → MNNYKLLTPGPLTTTDAVKKEMLMDRCTWDDDYKQVTQTIRKKLVELAQVDETNYSAVLMQGSGSFVVESVLTTTIGDADKVLILTNGAYGERIVEMAKVLQLQHIVYSVPYNEQPSPLEVRNILENDAAITHVAVVHCETTTGILNPIDEIGEVVHSFNKTFIVDAMSSFGGVPMDLSNGQIDFLISSANKCIQGVPGFGFVIAKIEALEKCKGTAKSVALDLYNQWEVMKVDGKWRFTSPTHVVAAFAKALEELAEEGGIEARYKRYAKNNLMLRERLSQCGFKAYISEEVQSPIITTFLYPYEAFSFDHFYHEMKKAGFVIYPGKLTEFDTFRIGNIGDVHEEDINTLCNVIENYMAVKNNEN